In Spinacia oleracea cultivar Varoflay chromosome 5, BTI_SOV_V1, whole genome shotgun sequence, a single window of DNA contains:
- the LOC110789876 gene encoding uncharacterized protein: protein MKQEEVDCCQIQEWYPNFKSDSIKTVIHQLPESFIQYLVGDSGPFLLPTSVSNEDAFPNRIHKPEDEEDYQLSEGSDDEAEQPSQPPSFPELELKIKDSIESLDGAVFPKLNWSSPKDTAWVSTTGTLKCTSFSDIALLLKSSDSLVHDLCHAYDSCSDKTLSRPPHFYLALRKWYPSLRPEMEFRCFVRAQQLVGISQREVTAYYPAALERKEELKDLIHDFFIDKVEGKFKSENYTFDVYITKHRKVKLIDFNPWGAFTLPLLFTWEELEQDGRLEEDVDFRLVESEQTVRPGLKTAVPYDYIDMSTGSGWDQFLRNADEELQQQMRFPEAGQDNYTWALACFGMLTRV, encoded by the exons ATGAAGCAAGAAGAAGTGGATTGTTGCCAGATTCAAGAATGGTATCCAAATTTCAAATCTGACTCTATAAAGACCGTTATCCATCAACTCCCAGAATCCTTTATTCAGTATCTGGTTGGAGATTCTGGCCCCTTTCTGCTTCCCACGTCTGTGTCAAATGAGGACGCCTTTCCCAATAGGATTCACAAACCCGAAGATGAGGAGGACTACCAACTGTCGGAAGGATCTGACGATGAGGCAGAGCAACCATCACAACCCCCTTCGTTCCCGGAACTTGAATTGAAGATCAAAGACTCAATTGAATCCCTTGATGGTGCTGTCTTTCCCAAGTTAAATTGGAGTTCACCAAAAGATACTGCATGGGTCAGCACCACTGGAACCCTCAAATGCACATCATTTAGTGACATAGCTCTCTTACTCAAATCGTCTGATTCCTTGGTCCATGATTTGTGTCATGCATACGATTCATGCAGTGACAAGACTTTGTCAAGACCACCTCATTTCTACCTTGCCCTACGGAAGTGGTACCCTTCTTTGAGACCAGAGATGGAGTTCCGTTGCTTTGTTCGTGCTCAGCAACTTGTCGGGATTTCTCAACGTGAAGTTACTGCTTATTATCCCGCTGCACTGGAAAGAAAAGAAGAGCTCAAAGATCTGATCCATGATTTTTTCATTGATAAGGTTGAAGGGAAATTTAAATCCGAAAATTACACTTTTGATGTTTATATTACGAAACATAGGAAGGTAAAGTTAATTGATTTTAATCCTTGGGGTGCATTCACATTGCCACTATTGTTTACTTGGGAGGAGTTGGAGCAAGATGGAAGGTTGGAGGAAGATGTTGATTTCAGATTAGTGGAAAGCGAGCAAACAGTACGCCCAGGTTTGAAGACTGCGGTTCCTTATGATTATATTGATATGAGCACTGGGAGTGGTTGGGACCAGTTTTTGAGGAATGCAGACGAGGAGTTGCAGCAACAGATGAGGTTTCCGGAAGCAG GTCAAGACAACTACACTTGGGCATTAGCATGCTTTGGTATGTTGACAAGGGTGTAG
- the LOC110789877 gene encoding pentatricopeptide repeat-containing protein At3g12770 isoform X2 — protein MWNAIVGGYSRGDMLRETIEMYAGMQRAGVSPDCYILTRVLKACSLLQLLETGGAIHGNIFRLGHDSNMFVQSGLVSLYAECGGIDYARKLVSSNGLLCSRRSIVVSWTAILSKCAQNGNPMEALRLFSDMRMMNMKPDWITLVSVLRACADLDYLEQGKSLHGCVLKMGLESEEDLQISLTAMYAKCGQVMVARYLFNQINKQNVILWNSMISGYAKNGHAEEAVELFKILATKKNMKPDSITLRAAILACAQLGSLDLARWMNDYVSRSDYQNHVYVKTALIDMYAKCGSVEAARLVFNKIRDKDVVVWSAMIVGYGLHGRGREAIDLYDAMMQAEVRPNDVTFLGLLMACKNSGLVKEGWNFFHRMKDYGVEPLHQHYACVVDLLGRAGYLAEAYKFIVRMPMQPGVTVWGALLSACKIHRHIQMGEFAAAKVFEIDPYNTGHYVQLSNLYAAARMWDEVNEVRKLMKDRGLSKDFGFSLIEINGKLQVFRVGDNSHPRYEEILKELADLEWRLKEAGFFPDSESNLHDLSYEDMQESLCNHSERLAVACGLISTPSGSTLRIIKNLRACVNCHSAIKLISKITNREIIVRDANRFHHFKDGVCSCGDYW, from the coding sequence GTCCTGATTGCTATATTCTTACGCGAGTTCTTAAAGCATGCAGTTTGCTACAGCTGCTTGAGACTGGTGGGGCTATCCACGGGAATATATTTAGGCTTGGGCATGATTCTAACATGTTTGTGCAAAGTGGGCTTGTTTCACTTTATGCTGAGTGTGGAGGTATTGATTATGCCAGGAAGCTTGTTTCTTCTAATGGCTTGTTGTGTAGCAGAAGATCTATAGTTGTTTCTTGGACCGCCATTCTATCAAAATGTGCGCAAAATGGTAATCCCATGGAGGCTTTGAGACTATTCAGTGATATGAGGATGATGAATATGAAGCCCGATTGGATTACTCTAGTGAGTGTTCTCAGAGCTTGTGCTGATCTTGATTATTTGGAACAAGGAAAATCTCTTCATGGTTGTGTCCTTAAAATGGGTCTTGAATCAGAAGAAGATTTGCAAATTTCACTCACAGCTATGTACGCAAAATGTGGGCAAGTGATGGTGGCAAGATATTTGTTTAATCagataaataaacaaaacgtGATACTGTGGAATTCTATGATTTCCGGATATGCTAAAAATGGTCATGCTGAGGAAGCTGTAGAGCTGTTCAAAATATTGGCCACGAAGAAGAATATGAAGCCAGATTCTATCACTCTAAGGGCTGCTATTCTAGCTTGTGCCCAACTTGGTTCACTTGACCTGGCAAGATGGATGAATGATTATGTCAGTAGAAGTGATTATCAGAATCATGTATATGTTAAAACAGCACTTATTGATATGTATGCTAAATGTGGAAGTGTGGAAGCAGCTAGGCTAGTTTTCAATAAGATTCGTGATAAGGATGTTGTTGTTTGGAGTGCCATGATCGTGGGATATGGATTGCATGGTCGTGGCAGAGAAGCTATTGATCTTTATGACGCAATGATGCAAGCTGAAGTGAGGCCTAATGATGTCACTTTTCTTGGCCTTCTTATGGCATGTAAAAATTCAGGTCTGGTCAAAGAGGGATGGAATTTTTTTCATAGGATGAAAGATTACGGCGTAGAGCCTCTTCACCAACATTATGCTTGTGTTGTTGATCTGCTTGGTCGTGCTGGGTACTTGGCAGAAGCCTACAAATTCATTGTTAGAATGCCCATGCAACCAGGGGTAACGGTATGGGGTGCTCTTCTGAGTGCATGCAAAATCCATCGCCATATACAAATGGGAGAATTTGCAGCTGCCAAGGTCTTTGAGATAGATCCATATAATACTGGACACTACGTGCAGCTGTCAAATCTGTATGCTGCAGCACGTATGTGGGATGAGGTTAATGAAGTTCGCAAGCTTATGAAAGATAGGGGTTTGAGCAAGGATTTTGGATTTAGTTTGATTGAGATTAATGGAAAGCTCCAAGTATTTCGTGTAGGAGACAATTCACATCCAAGATATGAGGAAATTTTGAAGGAGCTTGCTGATTTAGAGTGGAGGTTGAAAGAGGCTGGTTTTTTCCCAGATTCAGaatctaatttgcatgattTAAGTTATGAAGACATGCAGGAGAGTCTTTGTAATCATAGTGAGAGGTTGGCAGTTGCTTGTGGTCTCATCTCTACACCATCAGGAAGCACTCTACGGATAATAAAAAATCTCAGGGCATGTGTCAACTGTCACTCTGCCATTAAGCTTATATCAAAAATCACCAATAGGGAAATAATTGTTCGAGATGCTAATCGATTTCATCATTTTAAAGATGGAGTTTGTTCTTGTGGAGACTATTGGTGA